Proteins from one Candidatus Cloacimonas sp. genomic window:
- the add gene encoding adenosine deaminase, with protein sequence MKIKMTKEFIKKLPKTDLHVHLDGSVRIDTIIDLAKKYKIKLPTMDPIELRKLLVCGEQTTSLDDYLRAFPIVNLVLQNEEGLKRAAYELAEDAAAENVRYMEVRYSPILHTDQGLKLTEISQAVIDGLKDGERDFGIKTGVIICGIRNMDPTTSLKLAELAVAFKNKGVIGFDLAGGEYKHPAKDHKEAFDLALHNNLNITIHAGEAYGPESIHQALHYCGTHRIGHGTRLVEDGDLLNYVNDHRIPLEICLTSNLHTKAVPDIRSHPLDFYIDYGLRVTINTDNRMISNTTVTDEYMLAINELGLDYPTVKYLILNGFKSAFLPYKERVRLINQTLKEIDEIEEQELKTKVEVKESL encoded by the coding sequence ATGAAAATAAAGATGACAAAAGAATTCATTAAAAAGCTGCCTAAGACGGATTTACATGTGCATTTAGATGGCAGCGTTCGGATTGACACCATAATTGATTTGGCAAAAAAGTATAAGATAAAGCTACCGACTATGGATCCGATTGAACTGCGTAAACTTTTGGTTTGCGGAGAGCAGACGACCAGTTTGGATGATTACTTACGCGCTTTTCCGATCGTGAATCTCGTTTTGCAAAATGAAGAAGGGCTAAAACGCGCGGCTTATGAATTGGCAGAAGATGCGGCAGCAGAAAATGTGCGCTATATGGAAGTGCGCTATTCTCCTATTTTACATACGGATCAGGGATTGAAACTGACGGAAATTTCCCAAGCAGTAATAGACGGCTTAAAAGATGGGGAAAGGGATTTTGGCATTAAGACCGGTGTGATAATTTGCGGCATCAGAAATATGGATCCGACAACTTCTCTAAAACTTGCTGAGCTGGCAGTTGCCTTTAAAAATAAAGGCGTTATTGGTTTTGACCTGGCAGGAGGAGAATATAAACATCCTGCCAAAGACCATAAGGAAGCATTTGATCTGGCTTTGCATAATAACTTAAACATCACTATCCATGCGGGTGAGGCATACGGACCGGAAAGTATTCATCAGGCATTGCATTATTGTGGAACTCATAGAATTGGGCATGGAACGCGTCTGGTGGAAGATGGAGACCTCTTAAATTATGTAAATGACCACCGGATACCTTTGGAAATTTGTTTAACCAGCAATTTGCATACAAAGGCGGTTCCCGATATCCGTAGCCATCCTCTTGATTTTTATATTGATTATGGTTTGCGAGTAACGATCAATACCGATAATAGAATGATCAGCAATACCACAGTGACCGATGAATATATGTTGGCAATTAATGAACTTGGCTTAGATTATCCAACGGTTAAGTATCTTATTTTAAATGGTTTCAAGAGTGCTTTTCTGCCCTATAAAGAAAGAGTTCGGCTAATCAATCAGACCTTGAAAGAAATTGATGAAATTGAAGAGCAGGAACTGAAAACCAAGGTTGAAGTAAAAGAAAGTTTATAA